In a genomic window of Punica granatum isolate Tunisia-2019 chromosome 6, ASM765513v2, whole genome shotgun sequence:
- the LOC116211714 gene encoding deoxynucleoside triphosphate triphosphohydrolase SAMHD1 homolog isoform X4, translating to MGACTNDDEQWSFSSASFVDRRSSKQVYDNVHGNIYLDPLSLKFIDTEQFQRSHEDMSVRMIDYIVDEHNIDVDSQRLKKVKEMIFPSKHLSHTCVKDKKFLYDIVANGRNGIDVDKFDYIVRDTRACGMGCNFQFRRLMESMRVIGDEICYRAKDNLTIHKLFSTRADLHRTVYTHAKVKAIDLMLVDALTEADKFLKISSSIQEPAEFWKLDDSIMKTIETSSDHELKESRDLIRRIRRRDLYRFCNEFSVPKDSLDHFKAITPQDIVCSQRSGGIALREEDVAVSNVKIDLTRGRNNPLESINFFMDYESDEKFTIQDDRISHLLPAFYQDMIVRVYSKKPELVGAVSEAFENFQLKTFGIKPQVHSTPEKKKRRVI from the exons ATGGGAGCGTGCACGAACGATGATGAGCAGTGGAGCTTCTCCTCTGCGTCCTTTGTGGACAGGCGGTCCTCCAAGCAAGTCTACGACAACGTCCATGGCAACATCTACCTTGATCCC CTTTCGCTGAAGTTCATCGACACAGAACAGTTTCAGAG GTCGCATGAAGATATGTCTGTGAGAATGATAGATTACATAGTTGATGAGCACAACATTGATGTTGATTCACAACGCCTTAAGAAAGTAAAG GAGATGATTTTTCCTTCCAAACATCTCTCACATACA TGTGTGAAGGACAAAAAGTTCTTGTATGATATAGTTGCAAATGGAAGAAATGGGATTGATGTCGACAA GTTTGATTACATTGTTCGGGACACTCGCGCCTGTGGTATGGGCTGTAATTTTCAGTTCCGGAG GCTAATGGAATCTATGCGAGTTATTGGTGATGAGATATGCTACCGTGCCAAGGACA ATCTCACCATCCACAAGTTATTCTCTACTCGCGCTGATTTGCATCGGACAGTCTACACCCATGCAAAAGTAAAG GCTATAGACCTCATGCTTGTGGATGCTCTTACAGAGGCGGACAAATTCCTTAAGATTTCATCCTCAATTCAAGAACCAGCTGAATTTTGGAAG TTAGATGACTCGATCATGAAAACCATTGAAACATCTTCAGACCATGAGTTGAAGGAATCAAGAGATTTGATACGGCGCATCAGGAGAAGAGACTTGTACAGG TTCTGCAATGAGTTCTCTGTTCCAAAGGACTCACTTGACCACTTCAAGGCCATCACTCCTCAAGATATTGTTTGTTCTCAG AGGTCTGGCGGCATTGCACTGAGAGAAGAAGATGTGGCTGTGAGCAATGTCAAGATAGATTTGACTCGGGGAAGAAATAACCCGCTCGAGAG CATCAACTTTTTCATG GACTATGAGAGTGACGAGAAATTCACGATACAGGACGATCGCATCAGTCACCTCCTGCCTGCATTTTACCAGGATATGATCGTAAGAGTGTACTCGAAGAAACCCGAACTG GTTGGGGCAGTATCTGAAGCCTTTGAGAACTTTCAACTTAAGACTTTTGGTATAAAGCCACAAGTGCACTCAACCCCTGAGAAAAAGAAACGTCGGGTGATCTAA
- the LOC116211714 gene encoding deoxynucleoside triphosphate triphosphohydrolase SAMHD1 homolog isoform X1: protein MGACTNDDEQWSFSSASFVDRRSSKQVYDNVHGNIYLDPLSLKFIDTEQFQRLRDLKQLGLVHMVYPGASHSRFEHSLGVYWLAGEAVHAIKACQGLELGIDRFDMETVKLAGLLHDVGHGPFSHLFEKAILPQILHGSNWSHEDMSVRMIDYIVDEHNIDVDSQRLKKVKEMIFPSKHLSHTCVKDKKFLYDIVANGRNGIDVDKFDYIVRDTRACGMGCNFQFRRLMESMRVIGDEICYRAKDNLTIHKLFSTRADLHRTVYTHAKVKAIDLMLVDALTEADKFLKISSSIQEPAEFWKLDDSIMKTIETSSDHELKESRDLIRRIRRRDLYRFCNEFSVPKDSLDHFKAITPQDIVCSQRSGGIALREEDVAVSNVKIDLTRGRNNPLESINFFMDYESDEKFTIQDDRISHLLPAFYQDMIVRVYSKKPELVGAVSEAFENFQLKTFGIKPQVHSTPEKKKRRVI, encoded by the exons ATGGGAGCGTGCACGAACGATGATGAGCAGTGGAGCTTCTCCTCTGCGTCCTTTGTGGACAGGCGGTCCTCCAAGCAAGTCTACGACAACGTCCATGGCAACATCTACCTTGATCCC CTTTCGCTGAAGTTCATCGACACAGAACAGTTTCAGAG GCTTCGTGATCTAAAGCAACTCG GACTAGTTCACATGGTCTACCCTGGAGCGTCACATTCTCGGTTTGAGCATTCACTGGGGGTGTATTGGCTAGCTGGAGAAGCTGTTCATGCCATCAAAGCTTGTCAA GGTTTGGAACTTGGTATAGACCGCTTTGACATGGAGACTGTAAAACTTGCTG GACTACTGCATGATGTAGGCCATGGGCCATTTAGCCACTTGTTTGAAAAGGCAATACTTCCCCAAATTCTTCATGGATCTAATTG GTCGCATGAAGATATGTCTGTGAGAATGATAGATTACATAGTTGATGAGCACAACATTGATGTTGATTCACAACGCCTTAAGAAAGTAAAG GAGATGATTTTTCCTTCCAAACATCTCTCACATACA TGTGTGAAGGACAAAAAGTTCTTGTATGATATAGTTGCAAATGGAAGAAATGGGATTGATGTCGACAA GTTTGATTACATTGTTCGGGACACTCGCGCCTGTGGTATGGGCTGTAATTTTCAGTTCCGGAG GCTAATGGAATCTATGCGAGTTATTGGTGATGAGATATGCTACCGTGCCAAGGACA ATCTCACCATCCACAAGTTATTCTCTACTCGCGCTGATTTGCATCGGACAGTCTACACCCATGCAAAAGTAAAG GCTATAGACCTCATGCTTGTGGATGCTCTTACAGAGGCGGACAAATTCCTTAAGATTTCATCCTCAATTCAAGAACCAGCTGAATTTTGGAAG TTAGATGACTCGATCATGAAAACCATTGAAACATCTTCAGACCATGAGTTGAAGGAATCAAGAGATTTGATACGGCGCATCAGGAGAAGAGACTTGTACAGG TTCTGCAATGAGTTCTCTGTTCCAAAGGACTCACTTGACCACTTCAAGGCCATCACTCCTCAAGATATTGTTTGTTCTCAG AGGTCTGGCGGCATTGCACTGAGAGAAGAAGATGTGGCTGTGAGCAATGTCAAGATAGATTTGACTCGGGGAAGAAATAACCCGCTCGAGAG CATCAACTTTTTCATG GACTATGAGAGTGACGAGAAATTCACGATACAGGACGATCGCATCAGTCACCTCCTGCCTGCATTTTACCAGGATATGATCGTAAGAGTGTACTCGAAGAAACCCGAACTG GTTGGGGCAGTATCTGAAGCCTTTGAGAACTTTCAACTTAAGACTTTTGGTATAAAGCCACAAGTGCACTCAACCCCTGAGAAAAAGAAACGTCGGGTGATCTAA
- the LOC116211714 gene encoding deoxynucleoside triphosphate triphosphohydrolase SAMHD1 homolog isoform X2, whose translation MGACTNDDEQWSFSSASFVDRRSSKQVYDNVHGNIYLDPLSLKFIDTEQFQRLRDLKQLGLVHMVYPGASHSRFEHSLGVYWLAGEAVHAIKACQGLELGIDRFDMETVKLAGLLHDVGHGPFSHLFEKAILPQILHGSNWSHEDMSVRMIDYIVDEHNIDVDSQRLKKVKEMIFPSKHLSHTCVKDKKFLYDIVANGRNGIDVDKFDYIVRDTRACGMGCNFQFRRLMESMRVIGDEICYRAKDNLTIHKLFSTRADLHRTVYTHAKVKAIDLMLVDALTEADKFLKISSSIQEPAEFWKLDDSIMKTIETSSDHELKESRDLIRRIRRRDLYRFCNEFSVPKDSLDHFKAITPQDIVCSQRSGGIALREEDVAVSNVKIDLTRGRNNPLERTMRVTRNSRYRTIASVTSCLHFTRI comes from the exons ATGGGAGCGTGCACGAACGATGATGAGCAGTGGAGCTTCTCCTCTGCGTCCTTTGTGGACAGGCGGTCCTCCAAGCAAGTCTACGACAACGTCCATGGCAACATCTACCTTGATCCC CTTTCGCTGAAGTTCATCGACACAGAACAGTTTCAGAG GCTTCGTGATCTAAAGCAACTCG GACTAGTTCACATGGTCTACCCTGGAGCGTCACATTCTCGGTTTGAGCATTCACTGGGGGTGTATTGGCTAGCTGGAGAAGCTGTTCATGCCATCAAAGCTTGTCAA GGTTTGGAACTTGGTATAGACCGCTTTGACATGGAGACTGTAAAACTTGCTG GACTACTGCATGATGTAGGCCATGGGCCATTTAGCCACTTGTTTGAAAAGGCAATACTTCCCCAAATTCTTCATGGATCTAATTG GTCGCATGAAGATATGTCTGTGAGAATGATAGATTACATAGTTGATGAGCACAACATTGATGTTGATTCACAACGCCTTAAGAAAGTAAAG GAGATGATTTTTCCTTCCAAACATCTCTCACATACA TGTGTGAAGGACAAAAAGTTCTTGTATGATATAGTTGCAAATGGAAGAAATGGGATTGATGTCGACAA GTTTGATTACATTGTTCGGGACACTCGCGCCTGTGGTATGGGCTGTAATTTTCAGTTCCGGAG GCTAATGGAATCTATGCGAGTTATTGGTGATGAGATATGCTACCGTGCCAAGGACA ATCTCACCATCCACAAGTTATTCTCTACTCGCGCTGATTTGCATCGGACAGTCTACACCCATGCAAAAGTAAAG GCTATAGACCTCATGCTTGTGGATGCTCTTACAGAGGCGGACAAATTCCTTAAGATTTCATCCTCAATTCAAGAACCAGCTGAATTTTGGAAG TTAGATGACTCGATCATGAAAACCATTGAAACATCTTCAGACCATGAGTTGAAGGAATCAAGAGATTTGATACGGCGCATCAGGAGAAGAGACTTGTACAGG TTCTGCAATGAGTTCTCTGTTCCAAAGGACTCACTTGACCACTTCAAGGCCATCACTCCTCAAGATATTGTTTGTTCTCAG AGGTCTGGCGGCATTGCACTGAGAGAAGAAGATGTGGCTGTGAGCAATGTCAAGATAGATTTGACTCGGGGAAGAAATAACCCGCTCGAGAG GACTATGAGAGTGACGAGAAATTCACGATACAGGACGATCGCATCAGTCACCTCCTGCCTGCATTTTACCAGGATATGA
- the LOC116211714 gene encoding deoxynucleoside triphosphate triphosphohydrolase SAMHD1 homolog isoform X3, translating into MGACTNDDEQWSFSSASFVDRRSSKQVYDNVHGNIYLDPLSLKFIDTEQFQRLRDLKQLGLVHMVYPGASHSRFEHSLGVYWLAGEAVHAIKACQGLELGIDRFDMETVKLAGLLHDVGHGPFSHLFEKAILPQILHGSNWSHEDMSVRMIDYIVDEHNIDVDSQRLKKVKEMIFPSKHLSHTCVKDKKFLYDIVANGRNGIDVDKFDYIVRDTRACGMGCNFQFRRLMESMRVIGDEICYRAKDNLTIHKLFSTRADLHRTVYTHAKVKAIDLMLVDALTEADKFLKISSSIQEPAEFWKLDDSIMKTIETSSDHELKESRDLIRRIRRRDLYRVPRYVDNPQAFSTNRFRRPDWLKILCICCCYYYLLLQHTNDLFACNNLLEVWRHCTERRRCGCEQCQDRFDSGKK; encoded by the exons ATGGGAGCGTGCACGAACGATGATGAGCAGTGGAGCTTCTCCTCTGCGTCCTTTGTGGACAGGCGGTCCTCCAAGCAAGTCTACGACAACGTCCATGGCAACATCTACCTTGATCCC CTTTCGCTGAAGTTCATCGACACAGAACAGTTTCAGAG GCTTCGTGATCTAAAGCAACTCG GACTAGTTCACATGGTCTACCCTGGAGCGTCACATTCTCGGTTTGAGCATTCACTGGGGGTGTATTGGCTAGCTGGAGAAGCTGTTCATGCCATCAAAGCTTGTCAA GGTTTGGAACTTGGTATAGACCGCTTTGACATGGAGACTGTAAAACTTGCTG GACTACTGCATGATGTAGGCCATGGGCCATTTAGCCACTTGTTTGAAAAGGCAATACTTCCCCAAATTCTTCATGGATCTAATTG GTCGCATGAAGATATGTCTGTGAGAATGATAGATTACATAGTTGATGAGCACAACATTGATGTTGATTCACAACGCCTTAAGAAAGTAAAG GAGATGATTTTTCCTTCCAAACATCTCTCACATACA TGTGTGAAGGACAAAAAGTTCTTGTATGATATAGTTGCAAATGGAAGAAATGGGATTGATGTCGACAA GTTTGATTACATTGTTCGGGACACTCGCGCCTGTGGTATGGGCTGTAATTTTCAGTTCCGGAG GCTAATGGAATCTATGCGAGTTATTGGTGATGAGATATGCTACCGTGCCAAGGACA ATCTCACCATCCACAAGTTATTCTCTACTCGCGCTGATTTGCATCGGACAGTCTACACCCATGCAAAAGTAAAG GCTATAGACCTCATGCTTGTGGATGCTCTTACAGAGGCGGACAAATTCCTTAAGATTTCATCCTCAATTCAAGAACCAGCTGAATTTTGGAAG TTAGATGACTCGATCATGAAAACCATTGAAACATCTTCAGACCATGAGTTGAAGGAATCAAGAGATTTGATACGGCGCATCAGGAGAAGAGACTTGTACAGGGTACCTAGATATGTGGATAACCCACAAGCATTTTCAACCAACAGATTCCGAAGACCTGATTG GTTGAAAATACTGTGCATTTGCTGCTGCTATTATTATTTGCTCCTGCAGCACACTAACGATCTTTTCGCCTGCAACAATCTCCTAGAGGTCTGGCGGCATTGCACTGAGAGAAGAAGATGTGGCTGTGAGCAATGTCAAGATAGATTTGACTCGGGGAAGAAATAA
- the LOC116209796 gene encoding uncharacterized protein LOC116209796 produces the protein MAANCARRTLQFSSASARTLLTRSPPSPSSPVASKLRGLSDAKPGSSSSRLFTPQLTLSRLPVELGGVLTMIPLHSVTASALFTSLLSLSSHSWGCLSEGFATPL, from the exons ATGGCGGCCAACTGCGCAAGGAGAACGCTGCAGTTCTCTTCGGCCTCCGCAAGAACCCTACTAACGCGCTCACCTCCCTCTCCTTCTTCGCCGGTGGCTTCGAAGCTGAGAGGGCTCTCTGATGCCAAGCCCGGGTCTTCTTCTTCGCGGCTCTTCACTCCCCAGCTCACCCTCTCGAG GCTGCCGGTTGAGTTGGGCGGGGTGCTGACGATGATACCACTGCACAGTGTTACAGCCTCTGCTCTGTTCACTTCGTTGCTCTCTCTGAGCAGTCACAGCTGGGGCTGTCTATCTGAAG GATTTGCTACGCCTCTATAG
- the LOC116211567 gene encoding polygalacturonase 1 beta-like protein 3, translated as MSSLFLFLCSLTVAFAAGGSSGDSLAGDTNPFSPRASLIRYWNKQISSNAPKPSFLLSKASPLNAVDAAAFSKLASRNALSAHLPSFCAAAGLLCFPDLAPSLEKHDKDSDFTGYSNRNFSNYGTDRLGAVDMFKKYSEGENIPVDSFRRYSRNAAGHNDKFDSYGPEGNVVDQSFNSYGVGATGGTGEFKNYNREVNVPNLGFNNYGAEGNGRGHKFSSYTDSTNSGGEKFSSYGRNENGSPNEFKNYATDSNVIGSDFSGYGQGANGANDSFTNYGVNGNVPENTFRSYGDGGNGAVENFANYRDQSNVGDDSFQSYAKNSNSAKVNFANYGKSFNEGTDKFSLYGQGAQGQSIGFKIYGVNNTFKDYAKKSEVSFARYTSRSEAQAAAAEAAKGSGSRVNRWVEPGKFFRESMLKKGILMPMPDIRDKMPKRSFLPRSILSKLPFSSSKLAELKRTFHAADNSSMESLIVAALNECERAPSSGETKRCVGSIEDMVDFATSVLGRNVVVRTTDNVAGSGKEILIGQVSGINGGKVTESVSCHQSLYPYLLYYCHSVPKVRVYQADILDPNSKAKINHGVAICHIDTSAWSPTHGAFLALGYGPGKIEVCHWIFESDMTWARAD; from the exons ATGAGctccctcttcctcttcctctgctCTCTCACT GTGGCTTTCGCCGCCGGAGGCAGCTCAGGGGACTCCCTCGCCGGTGACACCAACCCGTTCTCGCCGAGGGCCTCACTGATCCGCTACTGGAACAAGCAGATCAGCAGCAATGCCCCCAAGCCTTCCTTCCTCTTGTCCAAGGCTTCCCCTTTAAATGCCGTGGACGCCGCCGCTTTCTCGAAGCTCGCCTCCAGGAACGCACTTTCCGCCCATTTGCCATCCTTCTGCGCCGCTGCCGGCCTCCTCTGCTTCCCAGACCTCGCCCCCAGCCTCGAGAAGCACGACAAGGACTCCGACTTCACCGGCTACTCCAACCGGAACTTCAGCAACTACGGGACCGACCGGCTCGGCGCGGTAGACATGTTCAAGAAGTACTCCGAGGGCGAGAACATTCCCGTTGACTCCTTCCGGCGGTACAGCCGCAACGCCGCCGGCCACAACGACAAGTTCGACAGCTACGGCCCTGAGGGCAATGTGGTGGACCAGAGCTTCAACAGCTACGGCGTTGGAGCCACTGGTGGCACGGGCGAATTCAAGAACTACAACAGAGAG GTCAATGTGCCGAATCTCGGCTTCAACAATTACGGGGCGGAGGGCAACGGGAGGGGCCATAAGTTCTCCAGCTACACCGACAGTACCAACTCCGGCGGCGAGAAGTTCTCCAGCTATGGCCGGAACGAGAACGGCTCGCCGAACGAGTTCAAGAACTACGCTACCGACTCGAACGTGATTGGGTCGGACTTCTCCGGCTACGGCCAGGGGGCCAACGGCGCCAATGACTCGTTCACCAACTACGGCGTCAATGGCAACGTGCCGGAGAACACCTTCAGGAGCTACGGCGACGGGGGCAACGGGGCCGTCGAGAACTTCGCCAACTACCGCGATCAGTCCAATGTCGGGGACGACAGCTTCCAGTCTTACGCCAAGAACTCGAACTCGGCGAAGGTCAATTTCGCCAATTACGGCAAGTCCTTCAATGAGGGGACCGACAAGTTCTCCCTCTATGGCCAGGGAGCTCAGGGGCAGTCGATCGGTTTCAAGATCTACGGTGTCAACAACACGTTCAAGGACTACGCGAAGAAGTCCGAGGTGTCGTTCGCCAGATACACAAGCCGGAGCGAGGCCCAGGCTGCCGCCGCAGAGGCGGCGAAGGGCAGTGGCAGTCGGGTAAATAGGTGGGTTGAGCCGGGCAAATTCTTCCGGGAGAGCATGCTGAAGAAAGGCATTCTCATGCCGATGCCCGACATTAGAGATAAGATGCCGAAGAGGTCGTTTCTGCCCCGGTCTATCTTGTCCAAATTGCCCTTCTCGTCCTCTAAGCTCGCTGAGCTGAAGCGGACATTCCACGCAGCTGACAACTCCTCGATGGAGTCGTTGATCGTGGCTGCCCTCAATGAGTGTGAGCGAGCCCCGAGCAGTGGTGAAACGAAGCGCTGCGTTGGTTCCATCGAGGATATGGTCGACTTTGCGACATCTGTGTTGGGACGGAACGTGGTTGTCCGGACCACGGATAATGTGGCGGGGTCCGGCAAGGAGATCCTGATTGGGCAGGTCTCGGGGATCAACGGCGGGAAAGTGACCGAGTCCGTATCGTGCCACCAGAGCTTGTATCCTTATCTGCTTTACTACTGCCATTCGGTCCCTAAGGTTCGGGTCTACCAGGCGGATATCCTAGACCCGAACTCGAAGGCTAAGATTAACCATGGGGTTGCGATATGTCACATTGACACATCTGCGTGGAGCCCGACCCATGGGGCATTCCTAGCACTTGGATACGGGCCTGGCAAGATCGAGGTCTGTCACTGGATCTTTGAGAGTGACATGACCTGGGCACGAGCCGATTGA